In Helianthus annuus cultivar XRQ/B chromosome 3, HanXRQr2.0-SUNRISE, whole genome shotgun sequence, a single window of DNA contains:
- the LOC110929669 gene encoding dihydroflavonol 4-reductase translates to MASNKRPEEDHQLVLQPTHTFISMDQQNLDQTYCVTGATGYIGSWLVKTLLDKGYTVNATVRDLGSDSCDRLLKLWGGGDRLKLFKADLHEEGSFDDAVQGCYGVFHVAASMDVIVQSTDDDRDHVESNVIKPSINGVLNILKSCLRSNTVKRVVFTSSISTLTARNEEGEWVSVVDESCQIPIDVVWNKKSSGWVYVLSKRLTEDAAFEFAKDNNIQLVSIITTTAAGPFLTLTVPLSIRFLLSPIIGDSELLPVLSAVNSRMGSIALVHTEDICNAHLYLMEHDQAQGRYICCTDSCTLSELVHHFAEVYPSSSSQSLLEAEMVPVPTEISSKKLKDLGFRFKYSLQEVIHATVDSCIDYGFLPPIKTEKKCDQIVAQEYK, encoded by the exons ATGGCTAGTAATAAGAGACCGGAAGAAGATCACCAGTTGGTTCTACAGCCTACACACACCTTCATATCTATGGACCAACAAAATCTTGACCAGACCTACTGTGTGACTGGAGCAACCGGTTACATTGGGTCATGGTTGGTGAAGACTCTTCTGGACAAAGGTTACACTGTTAATGCCACTGTCCGCGATCTTGGTTCGGATAGCTGTGATCGTTTGTTGAAGTTATGGGGCGGTGGTGATCGGTTAAAGTTGTTTAAAGCCGATTTGCATGAAGAAGGGAGCTTCGACGATGCGGTACAAGGCTGCTATGGTGTCTTTCATGTTGCTGCTTCCATGGATGTTATCGTTCAATCTACCGATGATG ACAGGGATCATGTTGAATCAAATGTTATTAAGCCTTCGATCAATGGAGTCTTGAACATTCTTAAATCTTGCTTGAGATCAAATACAGTTAAACGGGTCGTTTTCACGTCTTCGATCAGCACTTTGACAGCTAGAAACGAAGAAGGAGAATGGGTGTCGGTTGTTGATGAATCTTGTCAGATACCGATTGATGTTGTTTGGAACAAGAAATCAAGTGGCTGG GTTTATGTACTCTCCAAGCGTTTAACCGAAGATGCTGCATTCGAATTCGCAAAAGATAACAACATACAACTTGTATCCATCATCACAACCACTGCTGCAGGCCCTTTTCTCACTTTAACCGTCCCTTTGAGCATTCGGTTTCTTCTCTCGCCAATCATAG GTGATTCTGAACTGTTACCTGTACTATCAGCTGTGAATTCAAGAATGGGTTCAATTGCTTTGGTTCATACCGAAGACATATGCAATGCACACTTGTACCTTATGGAGCATGATCAAGCACAAGGGCGATATATCTGCTGCACTGATAGTTGTACATTGTCTGAACTGGTTCATCATTTTGCAGAAGTGTATCCTTCCTCTAGTTCACAAAG TCTTTTAGAGGCAGAAATGGTACCAGTTCCCACTGAGATAAGCTCAAAGAAGTTGAAAGATTTGGGTTTTAGGTTCAAGTATAGTTTACAGGAAGTAATACATGCAACAGTTGACTCTTGCATTGACTATGGCTTCCTTCCTCCAATCAAAACAGAGAAGAAATGTGACCAAATTGTTGCACAAGAGTACAAATAA
- the LOC110929670 gene encoding uncharacterized protein LOC110929670, protein MPTVWFSLKKSLHCKSEPQDVHDPKSKKHLATILTRKPGRSGCSRSIANLKDVIHGGSKRHSEKPVNCSPRSIGSSEFLNPITHEVILSDTRCELKITGFNGGLNNGGLEGGTLMPGTPGPGGHLTMNNVKNQQQQHTTARRTVSNSLLLSSDGKNGVQKPRGCCLETESNGSNGGGGAVTCHKCGKQFGKWENLEAHHLWKHAVTELMEGDSSRKIVEIICRSGWLKPDNNSGRIEKVLKVHNMQKTLARFEEYRDLVKTKASKLAKKHPRCLADGNELLRFYGTTIACSLGINGESSLCISDKCSVCRIIRHGFSTNRELKDGVGVFTTSTSARAFESIEVSEDGPDARKALMVCRVIAGRVHRPLENIQEITGQTGFDSLAGKVGPHSNIEDLYLLSPKALLPCFVVICKL, encoded by the exons ATGCCAACAGTTTGGTTTTCTTTGAAGAAATCACTCCACTGCAAATCAGAACCACAAGATGTCCATGACCCCAAATCCAAGAAACATTTGGCCACAATCTTGACCCGGAAACCCGGAAGATCCGGGTGTTCAAGGTCCATTGCAAACCTCAAAGATGTCATTCATGGTGGCAGTAAAAGACACTCAGAAAAGCCAGTTAACTGCAGTCCTAGATCTATTGGTAGTAGTGAGTTTTTGAACCCAATTACTCATGAGGTTATTCTTAGTGATACAAGGTGTGAGCTTAAAATCACTGGCTTTAATGGTGGGCTTAATAATGGTGGTCTTGAGGGTGGTACATTGATGCCTGGAACACCTGGGCCTGGTGGGCATCTAACAATGAATAATGTtaagaatcagcagcagcagcatacAACTGCAAGAAGAACAGTTTCAAACTCATTGTTGTTGTCTTCAGATGGAAAGAATGGGGTTCAAAAGCCCAGAGGTTGTTGTTTAGAGACAGAATctaatgggtcaaatggtggtggCGGTGCAGTCACGTGCCATAAGTGTGGGAAGCAGTTTGGAAAGTGGGAAAATCTTGAAGCCCATCATCTGTGGAAGCATGCTG TTACTGAGCTTATGGAGGGTGATTCATCAAGAAAGATTGTGGAAATAATATGCCGATCGGGCTGGTTAAAGCCCGATAACAATTCGGGTCGAATCGAGAAGGTTTTAAAAGTACACAACATGCAAAAAACGCTAGCCCGATTCGAAGAATACCGAGACTTGGTGAAAACCAAAGCCAGCAAACTAGCAAAGAAGCATCCTCGTTGTCTAGCGGACGGGAACGAACTTTTAAGGTTTTACGGCACGACAATCGCGTGTTCTCTTGGTATCAATGGCGAATCGAGCTTATGCATTTCGGATAAATGTAGTGTTTGTCGGATTATACGACACGGGTTTTCCACCAATAGGGAGCTCAAGGATGGCGTAGGcgttttcacaacttcaaccaGTGCACGCGCTTTTGAATCCATAGAAGTGTCGGAAGACGGGCCGGATGCACGAAAAGCGTTGATGGTGTGTAGAGTGATTGCGGGCCGGGTTCACCGACCGTTGGAGAACATTCAAGAGATAACGGGCCAGACGGGTTTCGACTCGTTGGCTGGGAAAGTCGGCCCACATTCGAATATTGAAGATCTTTATTTGCTTAGCCCCAAAGCTCTCTTACCTTGCTTTGTGGTGATTTGtaaactctag